CCGGTGGGCGAGCCGATGCTGGCGTTGGTCGCTAAACAGGATTATGGCGAGTATGAATATCGCTGGAAGAATCCGGTGACCGGCAAGGTCGAGAACAAGCACGCCTACCTGAAAAAGGTCGGGCATTTTCTAGTAGCTGTGGGGTATTACAGCCCTTGATGATCAAAAGATCGCAGCCTGCGGCTGCTCCTGCGTAGGCTGCGATCTTTGCGTTTATCGAACCTTGTCTTCGCGACCGCGCAACAACATGTTCGGCATCGCAACCGCCGCCGCCAGACCCAACAGCGACACCGCGGCACTCACCATCAGCAAATGCTGGAACGTCAGCAGCAATTCGGCGCGCAAGGCATTCTGCGCATCCCCCGGCGCGGCGTTGAGACCGTCCAGCAACACATTCCCCGAATGCCCCTCGGCAATCAGTGCCGATCCGGCCAGATGGGCGAAACTGGAATCCTGCAACAACGCCAGCAGCAGCGCCGACATCAACGCCACGCCCACCGCGCCACCCAGCGAACGAAACAGGTTGGTGGTGCTGGTGGCCACGCCGATGTCGCGTTGTTCCACCGAGTTCTGCGTACCTACCAACGAGGTTGGGAATTGCATGCCCCCGGCGATGCCGCTAAGCAACATGAACAGGCTGCTCAGTAAAAACGCCTGGGGTGGACTGAACGCCATGCCGAGAATCGAGATCGGCATGAGCACAGCGCCGGTCAGGATCATCGGTTTGTAGCGGCCAGTCACCGAGGTGCGGCGCCCGGCGAAATACGCACCAATTGGCAAACCCATGGCCAGAGGCAACAGATGCAGGGCGGCGCTGTCGGCACCGGCACCGGTCACACTTTGAAAGCGCAGCGGCATCAGTACGATCAACGAGATGGTCTGGAAACTGGTGAAGAAAATCGTGCACCAGCACAGGATCGCATTGCGATTGGCGAACAGATGCATCGGCAGCAACGGTTCCCGCGCCCGCCGTTCATGGGCGACAAACAAGCCCAGCACCACTACCGCACAGCCAAGCAGACTCAACACTTCGGTGCTGCGCCACGAGTGGCCCTGACCGACCTGGGTGATACCCAGCAGCAAGGCCGTCAGGCCGATAATCATCAGCAGGGTGCCAAGGTAATCAATGACCGGTTTGCGTTGCGGAATCGGCAGGCCGACCAAGGTGCGATTGGCCACCAGCCAAGCGCCGAGGCCCAGGGGCAGGTTGATCAGGAAGACCCAGCGCCAGGACAAGTATTCGGTCATGTAACCGCCGAGCACCGGGCCGGCCACGCTGGCCACTGCGTACATGCTGCTGAAGTAACCTTGATAGCGACCGCGCTCCCGTGGCGGCACGATGTCGCCGATGATCGCCTGACTCACCGAGATCATCCCGCCCGCGCCGATGCCCTGGATTATTCGCGCCAGCACCAGTTGCTCCATGCTCTGGGCCATGCCGCAGAACAACGATGCCAGGGTGAATAGGCCCATCCCGAACAGCATCAGCTTGCGACGTCCGTACAGATCGCCAAGCTTGCCGTAGATCGGCACCGCGACCGTCATCGCCACCATGTAACCGGAAATCACCCAGGCCAGCAGGCTGACGTCCTTGAATTGCGCGGAAATGGCCGGCATCGATACGGCGACGATGGTCTGGTCCAGCGCGCCAAGAAAAATCGCCAGCATCAGGGCGATCAGCACGCTGCGGATGGCCGGTTTGGGCGTTTCAGGCTGGTTTAGATTGGTCACGGGAAAACCTGCGGGCAGTGATTGACCCGCAAGCGGCATGGGCGAGCGGGGATGCTCGCCAGTGTAAGTCGGTAGGAAGCTATTCGATAGCCTCATAAGGAAGACCGACGTAATTTTCCGCAATGGTTTTTCTGCCGGCCTCGGAGTCAACAAAGTATTCCAGCTCCGACTCGGCGATGCGCTGGCTGAAGGCATCGTGATCATCAAAGCGGTGCAGCATCGAGGTCATCCACCAGGAAAACCGCTCGGCTTTCCACACCCGGCGCAGGCAGATTTCGGAGTACTTTTCCAGCAAATCGACGCGATCTTCGCGGTAAACCTTGAGCAGGATGTTGAACAAGGTACTGACGTCACTGGCCGCCAGGTTCAGCCCCTTGGCGCCGGTGGGCGGGACAATGTGGGCGGCGTCGCCGACCAGGAACATGTGCCCGTACTGCATCGGTTCAACCACGAAGCTGCGCAGCGGCGCGATGCTTTTTTCGATGGACGGCCCGGTCACCAGATTGTCCGCCAGCGCTTGCGGCAAACGGGACTTGAGTTCATCCCAGAAGCGCTGATCGGACCAGTCCTCGACCTTTTCATCAGCCGGCACCTGGACGTAATAGCGAGTGCGGGTTTGCGAACGCATGCTGCACAGGGCGAAACCTCGCTCATGGCGGGCGTACACCAGCTCTTCGTGGACGGGTGGCGTGTCGGCGAGAATTCCCAGCCAGCCGAATGGATAGACTCGCTCGAAGATTTTCAGGTTCTCGGCGGGAATAGATTGTCGAGCGACGCCGTGGAAACCGTCACACCCGGCGATGTAATCGCAATCGAGGCGATACAACTCGCCATCCTTCTCAAACGTAACAAACGGTTCATCGGTTTTCATGCCGTGGGGGACGACATTGATGGCCTGGTAAATTGTCTGTGCCCCCGCGACCTGACGAGCGGCCATCAGGTCACGGGTGACTTCGGTCTGGCCATAGATCATCACGGTTTTGCCGCCGGTGAGCGCTTGCAGATCGATGTGCACCTGACGCCCGCCGAGGGCCAGCTCGAAGCCGCCGTGGACCAACCCTTCGGCGTCCATGCGCTGACCGACGCCGGCCTGGCGCAACAGCTCTACCATGCCTTGTTCGAGTACACCGGCACGGATGCGTCCGAGCACATAATCCGGGGTCTGGCGTTCGACAATGAGGGTGTCGATACCAGCGTTGTGCAGCAACTGGCCGAGCAGCAGACCGGATGGACCGGCACCAATAATGGCAACTTGGGTTTTCAGCGTTTTCATTGTTTTTATGACTCGCAAGCTTCACGCGACCAGGGCCGGTGAATGAGTTTTATGGATCGAGTGCTTGCATTTTTCCCTTGCGGGTCTGTCAATTGAAGGTGAAAACTGAGCCGATACCTGTACATTTCGCCAATCGGTGCGATTATCGCCCGTCATCTACTCCGAGACCTGGATTGAAGTGATGAACAAGCCTGACCTGCCTTCGATTCCGGTGTTCAAGCTCTACGGTGAAAGCCTGGATTGGCCGACCCCGGACTTGCTGCACTGTGAAACCATTTCCAAACGCAGCCGCGAACATCAATGGGAAATCAAACCCCACCGTCACGCTGATTTATGTCAGTTGCTCTTCGTTTTCAAAGGTCAGGCAGAGCTTGAAATCGAAGGCAAACGGACGCAACTGACCGAGCCTGCCATTCTGGTTTTACCGCCATTATCGGTGCATGGTTACCGATTTTCCGAGGATGTCGAGGGGTTCGTCGTGACCCTGGCCGCGCCGCTGGTCGCTCATCTTCAGGCTCAATTGGGCAACTCGGTGAATGCCTTGGCCCAGGCCGAAAGTTACCCGGGGGACAAGGACAGCGAATACCTCAATAGCCTGTTTTCTGCCCTGCAAACCGAATACACCGGCCACCAACCGGCGCGGGAAATGCTCATGCATTCGCTCGTCAGCGTGATCATGGTGTGGGTCAGCCGTCAGGTGATCCAGCGTCGTGCTGCCAGTCAGCGACCGCAACGAGCGCGCGAATACCTCAACGGATTCATTCAATTGGTGGAAGAGACTTATCGCCAGCACGTCAAGGTCGAGGACCTGGCGCATCGCTTGGGGATTTCCGTGTCTCACCTCAATGGCACCTGCCGCGAACTGGCGGGGCAACCAGCATTGCAGATCATGCACGAGCGTCAATTGCTGGAGGCCAAGCGCCTGCTGACCTATACCAGCATGACCATCTATGAAATGTCTGATGTGTTGGGCTTCTCGGATCCGACCAACTTCACGCGCCTGTTTCGGCGCCGGGTGGGAATCTCGCCCAAAGCCTTTCGAGACCGCTTGAAGGCCGATCAGGATAACCAGGCCTGACCCCTTCGTCAGCGCAGGGCGTTGAGGGTCGCGTTGTGCGGAATGCAACGCTCGAAATTGCAGCTGGCGTATTCACGGGGCAGGTTTCGCAACTGTTCCACACGCCAGGCTGCCGCGCCATACAACCCGAGCGTCACCGCGCAGGTGATGAAAATGGCGAGGTACCTTCTTGTTTTGATGTTCATGGCGTTGACCTCTGAACGAATACCTTGCGGTACTCCTTTGAGCATAGGTCAGCGCGGGTGAGTTGCCAGCAATAACGCGGTATTCAAAACACTGATGACCCCTGTAGGAGCTGGCTTGCCAGCGATCGCGGGTTATCAGTCAGCATCAATGTTGACTGTGTCGACGCCATCGCTGGCAAGCCAGCTCCTACGGGTCGGTGTTTACAGGCCAGCGTCCCACGCCGGTTCTTGCGGAAATCTCACCACCAGAAAATCCAGCAGGCTGCGCAACGCCGCCGGCATGTGCTTGCGCGAGGCATACACCGCGTACACGTTCATCTGCCGTGGCTCGGCTTGCGGCAACAGGCGAATCAACTCGCCGCTGTGGATGTGCACGCCCGCCTGATACGTCGGCAGCATCGCCACGCCAGCCCCGGCCATTGTCGCTCGCAACAAGGTGCTGGCCTCATTGGCGCTGATGTTGCCTTGCACCGGCACTGAAACCTGTTCGCCGTCCTGCTCGAAATGCCACAGGCTTTTGCCGAAGTAGGAGTGGGTCAGGCAATTGTGCAGGCTCAGGTCCTCGACCCGCTGCGGAACCGGGTGTTCGCGCAGGTAAGCAGGGGAGGCGCAGATCACCGAGCGGCAGACCGTTAAACGGCGGGCAATCAGATTCGGGTCCAGGTCATTGCTGGTGCGAATTGCCAGGTCGATGCGCTCGTCCACCAGATTCACCGTACGGTCGAGCATCTGCATGTCGATGCTGACGCGGGGATAACGCCTGACGTACGCCGCCACTGCATCGGCCAGTTGTGCCTGGCCGAACGAGGTGCTGACGCTGATGCGCAGCTGGCCACGTGGTGCGTCATCCGGTTCGCTGACAGCCGCTTGCATGTCGGTGGATAAATCGAGCATTTGCCGACAGCGCGGCAGGGTTTCGCTGCCTGCGGCGGTGAGGCTCAACTTGCGTGTGGTGCGGTGCATCAGTCGCGCGCCGACCCAGTCTTCCAGTTCCGCCAGATACCGCGAAACCACCGGCCGCGACAGTTCCAGATGGTCGGCAGCGGCCGATTGACTGCCAAGGTCGACCACCGTGACGAACACCCGCATTGCTTGTAGACGGTCCATGATTTGCCCGATATTAGAAACAAACTATGTTCCAGCATCGCATTTTTTGTACTGAACCATGCAACTAAGCTTTGCTCCATCGCCATGCATGGCATTCGAACACGGAGCAACAAATGATC
The Pseudomonas sp. MYb327 DNA segment above includes these coding regions:
- a CDS encoding MDR family MFS transporter, whose amino-acid sequence is MTNLNQPETPKPAIRSVLIALMLAIFLGALDQTIVAVSMPAISAQFKDVSLLAWVISGYMVAMTVAVPIYGKLGDLYGRRKLMLFGMGLFTLASLFCGMAQSMEQLVLARIIQGIGAGGMISVSQAIIGDIVPPRERGRYQGYFSSMYAVASVAGPVLGGYMTEYLSWRWVFLINLPLGLGAWLVANRTLVGLPIPQRKPVIDYLGTLLMIIGLTALLLGITQVGQGHSWRSTEVLSLLGCAVVVLGLFVAHERRAREPLLPMHLFANRNAILCWCTIFFTSFQTISLIVLMPLRFQSVTGAGADSAALHLLPLAMGLPIGAYFAGRRTSVTGRYKPMILTGAVLMPISILGMAFSPPQAFLLSSLFMLLSGIAGGMQFPTSLVGTQNSVEQRDIGVATSTTNLFRSLGGAVGVALMSALLLALLQDSSFAHLAGSALIAEGHSGNVLLDGLNAAPGDAQNALRAELLLTFQHLLMVSAAVSLLGLAAAVAMPNMLLRGREDKVR
- the pobA gene encoding 4-hydroxybenzoate 3-monooxygenase; this translates as MKTQVAIIGAGPSGLLLGQLLHNAGIDTLIVERQTPDYVLGRIRAGVLEQGMVELLRQAGVGQRMDAEGLVHGGFELALGGRQVHIDLQALTGGKTVMIYGQTEVTRDLMAARQVAGAQTIYQAINVVPHGMKTDEPFVTFEKDGELYRLDCDYIAGCDGFHGVARQSIPAENLKIFERVYPFGWLGILADTPPVHEELVYARHERGFALCSMRSQTRTRYYVQVPADEKVEDWSDQRFWDELKSRLPQALADNLVTGPSIEKSIAPLRSFVVEPMQYGHMFLVGDAAHIVPPTGAKGLNLAASDVSTLFNILLKVYREDRVDLLEKYSEICLRRVWKAERFSWWMTSMLHRFDDHDAFSQRIAESELEYFVDSEAGRKTIAENYVGLPYEAIE
- a CDS encoding helix-turn-helix domain-containing protein; translation: MNKPDLPSIPVFKLYGESLDWPTPDLLHCETISKRSREHQWEIKPHRHADLCQLLFVFKGQAELEIEGKRTQLTEPAILVLPPLSVHGYRFSEDVEGFVVTLAAPLVAHLQAQLGNSVNALAQAESYPGDKDSEYLNSLFSALQTEYTGHQPAREMLMHSLVSVIMVWVSRQVIQRRAASQRPQRAREYLNGFIQLVEETYRQHVKVEDLAHRLGISVSHLNGTCRELAGQPALQIMHERQLLEAKRLLTYTSMTIYEMSDVLGFSDPTNFTRLFRRRVGISPKAFRDRLKADQDNQA
- a CDS encoding LysR family transcriptional regulator, giving the protein MDRLQAMRVFVTVVDLGSQSAAADHLELSRPVVSRYLAELEDWVGARLMHRTTRKLSLTAAGSETLPRCRQMLDLSTDMQAAVSEPDDAPRGQLRISVSTSFGQAQLADAVAAYVRRYPRVSIDMQMLDRTVNLVDERIDLAIRTSNDLDPNLIARRLTVCRSVICASPAYLREHPVPQRVEDLSLHNCLTHSYFGKSLWHFEQDGEQVSVPVQGNISANEASTLLRATMAGAGVAMLPTYQAGVHIHSGELIRLLPQAEPRQMNVYAVYASRKHMPAALRSLLDFLVVRFPQEPAWDAGL